The Zygosaccharomyces rouxii strain CBS732 chromosome A complete sequence genome window below encodes:
- the CWC2 gene encoding active spliceosome conformation promoter CWC2 (similar to uniprot|Q12046 Saccharomyces cerevisiae YDL209C CWC2 Protein involved in pre-mRNA splicing): MSKTWRERSAKVQVKESDLPSSIPPQTGLVFNIWYNKWSQGQGGQSRFVSPFRLDPKLHSGKTLGDKQETQFFCLYFAKGMCCLGKKCQYMHHVPENEDMLRLAAKTDVLDCFGREKFAFYRDDMAGVGSFRKHNKTLYVGGISSALGNRPLKSNQIENRIRFLFSELGEIDKLHYLESKNCAFIKFKRQCNAEFAKEVVANQSLLIPSDREWEERLQLTGLQVKWAHDDPNPRAKREEEEEKRQETLDLMVHLLDKSNETQAAEEVKKGENESAEEKHGRIFSGEVLNKLRKRKTNFKSENAKEKRQKTEEPQKASLVDYPSSSSEDE; the protein is encoded by the coding sequence ATGTCCAAAACATGGAGAGAAAGGTCTGCTAAAGTCCAAGTGAAAGAATCAGATTTGCCGTCATCTATACCACCTCAAACTGGGTTAGTGTTTAACATATGGTATAATAAATGGTCTCAAGGTCAAGGTGGTCAAAGTAGATTCGTAAGCCCCTTCAGATTAGATCCGAAACTACATTCTGGTAAAACGCTAGGTGATAAACAGGAAACACAATTCTTTTGCCTTTATTTTGCCAAGGGAATGTGCTGTCTAGGTAAAAAATGTCAGTATATGCACCATGTTCCAGAGAATGAAGATATGTTAAGATTAGCAGCTAAAACAGATGTTTTGGATTGTTTTGGTAGGGAAAAGTTTGCATTTTACAGAGATGATATGGCCGGTGTTGGTTCATTTAGAAAACATAATAAAACTCTTTATGTTGGTGGGATTAGTTCAGCTTTAGGTAACAGACCATTAAAATCAAACCAAATAGAAAATCGCATACGATTTCTCTTCTCAGAATtaggtgaaattgataaattacattatttggaatccaagaattgtgcatttattaaatttaaaaggCAGTGTAATGCAGAGTTTGCCAAAGAAGTGGTTGCCAATCAATCATTACTCATACCAAGTGATAGAGAATGGGAGGAAAGATTACAACTAACGGGCTTACAAGTGAAGTGGGCTCATGACGATCCAAATCCAAGAGCTAAGAgggaggaagaagaggaaaaaagacAGGAGACTTTAGATCTAATGGTTCATCTACTGGATAAAAGCAATGAAACCCAAGCTGCAGAGGAAGTCaaaaaaggtgaaaatgAATCAGCCGAAGAAAAACATGGAAGGATTTTTAGCGGTGAAGTGTTGAATAAACTGCGAAAGAGGAAGACTAATTTCAAGAGTGAAAATGCAAAAGAGAAACGTCAAAAGACAGAAGAGCCGCAAAAGGCTTCTTTAGTCGACTatccatcatcttcatcagaagaCGAATGA